Part of the Lolium rigidum isolate FL_2022 chromosome 6, APGP_CSIRO_Lrig_0.1, whole genome shotgun sequence genome, gattgagattaacaaatctagcttctaacgcgtatactaaagaagcaacaacaatttcataagtaggagcaagttctaccaagtgtctatcttcaaaatcttcagccgtactaatataagtgaaaaaatcttctatattatctttcccgaggatagaccctcggcctaccggtacatctttaagaataaatttaggaggaaacatgttgaaataagtaaagcgaatgcaagtaactaatttttttgtgtttttgatatagagtgcaagacagtaaataaagtaaagctagcaactaatttttttgtgttttgatataatgcagcaaacaagaaagtaaataaaataaagcaagacaaaaacaaagtaaagagactggattgtggagactccccttgcagcgtgtcttgatctccccagcaatggcgccagaaatttagcttgatgacgcgtaaagcacacgcccgttgggaaccccaagtggaaggtgtgatgcgtacagcagcaaatttccctcagtaaaaaaccaaggtttatcgaaccagtaggagtcaagaagcacatcgaaggttgatggcggcgggatgtagtgcggcgcaacaccagggattccggtgccaacgtggaacctgcacaacacaaccaaagtactttgccccaacgaaacattgaggttgtcaatctcaccggcttgcttgtaacaaaggattagatgtatagtgtggatgatgattgtttgcgagaaaacagtagaacaagtattgcagcagattgtattcgatgtaaagaataggaccggggtccacagttcactagaggtgtctctcccataagataaatagcatgttgggtgaacaaattacagtcgggcaattgacaaatagagagggcatgaccatgcacatacatgatatgatgaatatagtgagatttaattgggcattacgaaaaagtacataggccgccatccagcatgcatctatgcctaaaaagtccaccttcaggttatcatccgaaccccttccagtattaagttgcaaacaacagacaatttcattaagtatggtgcgtaatgtaatcaataactacatcctcggacatagcatcaatgttttatccctagtggcaacaacacatccacaacattagaactttacatcacatcgtcccagatttaatggaggcatgaacccactatcgagcataaatactccctcttggagttaagagtaaaaacttggccagagcctctactaataacggagagcatgcaagatcataaacaacacataggtaatagattgataatcaacataacatagtattctctatccatcggatcccgacaaacacaacatatagcattacggatagatgatcttgatcatgttaggcagctcacaagatccgacaatgaagcacataaggagaagacgaccatctagctactgctatggacccatagtccaggggtgaactactcactcatcactccggaggcgaccatggcggtgaagagtcctccgggagatgattcccctctccggcgagggtgccggaggcgatctcctgaatccccgagatgggattggcggcggcggcgtctgcggaagtttttccgtatcgtggctctcggtgcttgggggtttcgcgacgaagactatatgtaggcggaagggcaggtcgggggccacacgagggcccacacaacaggccggcgcggccaaggcttgggccgcgccgccctagtgtggcgccacctcgtggccccacttcgtcttcccttcggtcttccggaagcttcgtggcaaaataggcccccgggcgttgatttcgtccaattcgagagaatatttccttactaggatttctgaaaccaaaaacagcagaaaacagaagcggctcttcggcatctcgttaataggttagtgccggaaaatgcataaatatgacataaagtatgtataaaacatgtagatatcatcaataatgtggcatggaacataagaaattatcgatacgtcggagacatatcatccttccactcaaaaacttcgctagaaacaatttcttcgaaataagtaagaaacatcgacaaacacttttgtctttgtatccatagtggaaagaattcccaatcaattctttgggataaccaataaAGACATTCgtctgattttggttgtaaacttatttagttatgctatgcataccaaaatttaagaaaggactattagggtttatacccatgccataactcgtatggtgtcatttcaacggattatgatgatgctctatttagtgtaaaagcggtagtctctaatgcataatccacaaaaatataatggcgtcaattaattttatatcatcattaatccaacaagatttggatacgtctctcggatactccatcattattatgatactccaagaaacatgagttgtagaacaatttcataactctcttagatgttcgctaaaactcgtaattcaaatatttccaccatgatgaaatcatagatatttgacttttctattacgatgattttcacttcatgctgaaatttatttgaatccattcaaatgtttcaaacttcttccttatcgaataaatatatccacatatatatactcaattcattgttggaagttttcatgaagtagaagaatctcccgcacacaactatgcccgagtgaaccacatacatcatcatgtatgtttccactaagttagttgcccgttcaactcttggcctatgaacggtattttagtcattctctttagaagagatttgcaagcgccagatGATtcgaaaatcaaatgactccaaaaatctatttgcatggtgttccttcatgcgttcctttctaacatgacctaaatggcggttccactaataagtggaattcaaatcatttgccttacggcatattagcgtcagtgttatgtatgtgtgtttcaccattaagatttataataacttatccatcgtacatggactaaggtcataatttgaacaactcattgttttcatttgaccagagcaaaataacaattattaagttctttattataaatcctaagggctaggtagaatgccaacgacaaacataataatactttattatgttccagacgtgcattattaccatattcgttatcagtcacttaggccatcgtattcttgtattgcgttgtattgtatgacatctcataccaaccaatctggtacaaatacccaagaacttcattgtgtgaccaatcaaagaatacattcataacatgtatatcatctatatacacctgagctagactttctagtctttactttctttctgccaaaatattttgtagtttctcttttagctttcctcattttcaGAAACACTTCACCTTCTATAACTTCTAGgttcattggtcaaataccaataatcttgaggttcatcatatgacaagtgttccagatttcactattagtaactttgtaatgtgatgaacaatttcactcataatttttatccatcaaatcatgatgactttccgagaccatgtctgtacatgctaggctcgtaaagtttaacctcagtattcgcatgtgcaaatctggctcgcacccgttgtatgcacacgtaggatctataacacccgatcatcacgtgatgcttcgaaacgacgagtcttggcaacggtgcatactaaggacgatcacttcatggatatgcgaatatcgttagtgcccaactagttggaggattgggacgcctggcttcttcaaccttcgtacattcccataaaacttatgattttatgtagtctcactagattatattctatcatcttgcaataaggtcttagatatcacatatatcaaataccttgcttatttttgaaaacaaaatttccagctccttacttttcaaatagatttgaacttcaagtttcacggagacaagatgattttaggtactaattgaaaccattgctctttgaatcagcaatgtgaggtttactaaaagtttgcaataggacttaatcatttcttgattctttaacaatacagtaccagtccgtaaagtttcttgtcagattttaacagtatttttatctcaattacaagactagcgcatggtagataacggatatcaattctacaaatttaatttaaaatactattcagactatgttcatgataattagttcatattttaatctaattactaatgaactcccacttaatacaacatccctcatagttgtttagtggcacacgatccatatccactacaccaaaaccgatcatcacgtgagatgatgtagcttcaatggtgaacatcaacatgttgatcatatcatccatatgactcgtgttcaacctttcggtttcctgtgttccgaggccatgtctgtacatgctaggctcttcaagcaaacccaagtatttccgcgtgtgcaacatggcttacacccgttgtatgtgaacgtagaatctatcacatccgatcatcacgagatgcttcaaacgacgaactgtagcaacggtgcatacgagggggagaacactttattatcttgatattaatgtgagggatcatcttataatgctaccgtcgcgatctaagaaagataagatgcataaaggattaacatcacatgcaattcatacgtgatatgatatggccctttagtctttgcgcctttgatcttcatctccaaagcacggacatgatcaccatcatcaacgggcatgatctccatcatcgtcggcgtagcgtcaaggtccatggcgccgtcttcatggttgttcatcacatgtagcaactattacaactactttgaaataatactactacataaaATATAAAGGCAACCATAAGGctcatgccggttgccacaatacaataatgatcatctcatacatattcatcatcacatcatggccatatcacatcagcaaaccctgcaaaaacaagttagacacctctaatttggtttgcatattttacgtggtttagggttttcgagtgagatccaatctacctacgaacatgaaccacaacggtgatactaatgttgtcaatagaaagagtagattgaatcttcactatggtgagagagacagacacccgcaaagccacttatgcaatacaagttgcatgtcgagcgtggagcaagtctcatgaacgcggtcatgtaaacttAGCCCGggacgcttcatcccaccatcccgcaagatgcaaagtacaccaactaaagacaacaaaagcatcaacgcccacaaaaccattgtgttctactcgtgcaaccaatctatgcatagacacggctctgatgccactgatgggattcgtagcatagaaaacaaaaaatttcctaccgcaagaacgaataacaagacaagatccaatctagaagatggtatcaacgagaagatcatgagactaaccctcgaagatttctaaagcctacgagattagatctcgttgttgctgtagtcgatcacttgcctctttcaaaagcgcgtagaagatcttgacggtgccacagtcgggcagcacctccgtactcggtcacacgttcggtgttgatgacgacgtccttatccccgttccagcgggcagcagatgtagtagatcctcctcggaatcccgatagcacgacgacgtggtgtcggtggtggtggagatctccggtagggcttcgcctaagcaccatgggagaagatggaggaggggagaggctagggtttgggagagggggctgcttgggcgccggcctaggAGCCctggggggtgcggccaacttggtgTAACCagcctcctccctctcctcctctttatataggtggaatccctaaggTTTTCCCAAagtgttcgaataagaccccaattcaaaaacttccatatggacgaaacctagagggatagggactctccctttccccccttgcttggccggccaaggagatggagtccaccatggactccaccctcccacttggttggctggttagggttggtggagtccaaccgagactccaccttccatagtgatttcttccggaaggttctagaacattctagcgccttccataaatgcaccggatcatttccaaacttggaaattgacttcctatatatgaatcttattctcggaccattccggacctcctcgtgatgtcctggatcccatccgagactccgaacaaacattcgaactccattccatattccatatctacttaaaacgacatcaaaccttaagtgtgtcaccctacggttcgtgaactatgtagacatgatcgagactcctctccgatcaataactaatagcgggacctggagatccataatagctcccacatattcaacgataacttagtgatcaattgaaccatttacatacgataccgattccctttgtcacgcgatattttacttgtccgaagttcgatcatcggtatctccataccttgttcaacctcgttaccgacaagcactctttactcgtaccgtggtatgtcatctcttgtgacctagtcacatgcttgcaaactaatcagatgacattccaccgagagggcccagagtatatctatccgtcatcgggatggacaaatctcactcttgatccatatccctcaactcacactttccgaatatgtaatcccatctttataaccacccacttacgcagtggtgtttgatgtaatcaaagtacccttctggcataagtgatttacatgacctcatggtcgaaggactaggtaactatgtatcgaaagcttatagcaatttgaacttaatgacttgatcttatgctacgcttactatgggtgtgtccatcacatcattcacctaatgatatgatcttgttattaataacatcctatgttcatgatcaggaaaccataatcatctattaatcaacaagctagttaaatgagaggcttactagggactctggttgtttatacaacacacatgtatcaatgtttccggttaatacaattatagcatggagtgtaaacatttatcatgaacactaagatataacaataactattttattattgcctctcgggcatatctccaacagttttgACAAATGGCACCCATTTTGGGTACatgccatcagctagatagtatcaCTTATTATACAAGTTGTCATTGATCTCACAGTTGCATGGTGGATCATGACCTTCCACAAGTTTCGCAAACACCGAAGATCGATGTAacgcgttgatgtcattgtgcgatctTGTCATGCCACAGACCAAATGCCAAATCCATAGTTCTTGATCTATCACAACCTCAAATACCACACTGCAGTATCCGTAATGCACTTTGTACAAACCTTGCCAAACAAATGGACATTTAGTTCATAactagtgcatgcaatcgatgcttccaagcagtcTATGGTTCATTTGCCCCCTTTAAATAGTCTTTGCCAAAGTTTCCACCCCCGCATTGCAGAATTTATACATGCTTtcgatggcagtagactcactcaaggTAGGAAAAAGTGCTAAGCGTAAACGAGGTGGTTGGCATTTGCCTAGTGCCTAGGTGATGCTTAAACGTCCTAGGCACAGGCTAGACAAGTATAGTTATACCATCAAGTGTGTATATGGGTTATCATATGTTGTGAATAAACATTAATTTTAAAGCAGGTAAATGTGTAAATATCTAATAACTACCTTTAGAATAATGCCCATCTAGCTCATTACTGAAGCATGACATGATTTCTTAATGCGGAAGACAATTTCTTGGTTGCCTTGTCTAGGCTTCCGTTTATGCCCTAGATGAGGCTTTTGTCCATTACCTAGTGTCTAAACGTGCTTACGCGTTGCCTAGGCATTGCATTGTCCAATAGTGGACTCACTCATGCAAAGGTAGTTGTCTTGTGCATCGTAAAGGGGGTTcaatatgcaagcatcctcatggcaatTGTGCacatctgaatcgacgagaaaccAGGCATGCCAATGACGTCATGCTTCAGCTTGAAGTACTTGTCGTACTCTCTTACACCATGAAGAATTTTCATGAACACCTCATGTAGCTCCTCCGAAAATTGTCGGGCGTATGTTATGTTACCCCGTCCATGAAGTAGTTGGTGTAGAGCATTGTATAACTCCTCATCCTCCGCCGGAGCTTTGATTTCTTTCTTCAcgatattgcgttgttgcagaggcttgatttaattggtatcttcgcgatattaatatattttctttatcagaAAATCCTACAATACCAAAGTTAAACAAtataaatattaattaagtttataggaaaaactgttagcatctacaatatcaaaaaaAAACGAGACCAACCCAGTCACTAGCACCCGTTTAAACTCAGCACTCGAACCCGGGTGGCCGGGGTGCGCTCCCGCACACCTAACCAACAGAGCGACGCTCTGTTCTcagcatctacaatatcaaaccAACATCTCTGTAAGCTTGGTTATAAAATTAGCAGCGATTGACtttttcagaaaagttatacgtCTTATTTAAAAAAATCGGAGTAGTAAATTACACCGGGCCTAGCACGCAAGAGTAGCAATCAAGGTGACTGGCCAAGCCAAGTGTCCCGACATGCGCGTACCAGGAATGGTCGCGCAGGACAACAACCAGAACCAGTCGCCGCCGGATGGCACCAAAAACTCAAGCATACGCCGAAGCTTACACACAGTAGCCACCTACGTGGCCGCTCGGTTTGCCACAGAGAGAGCAGTCGGCTCAAATCTAAATCCTCCATACGCGACCAGACCCGAGCGCATGATTGAGTGATCACTCTTCTTCTCCTCATCCGGGAGGCGTTCCAACCGGTTGCTGTTCCTTGGAGGGCAGCACAGGGATGGGCCGCCCATGCGCCACGCCAGCTGATTGGGAGagttgctcaaaaaaaaaagctacGCCTCCATGCCCTGCCATCGTCTACCTGGAACTGACACAGGCGCCTTCTGCTTGTCTCTCAGGATTGGACGAATGATTGTTCTTCGAGACATTCGGATCGATGCGTAAATGGGGAATGAATGCGATATCTGTGGTTAACTTCTGCCGAGGAATGTGTCTTAAACTCCTCTCTATCGGACATGCACATTTCTGGCATTGAAGATCAGGGCAAACACATTCCTTTTATGAGTTTATAGAAAACGAGTTTTCAGCCGATTATTTGCATAACCGGTCTTGATAAATTTTCTTTTACGAGTCGGTTAAGGGAAACTATGTTTGGGTTAGAAAAGGATAAAAGTGGTTTGTCAGTTACCGTATTTGGGACAAGACGGACTGGCTTCCGGTGGCTGATTCAGGCATTGTGGAGTGGTGGACGTCCAGGTCCTGCCCGCGGACTCACCAGCGGGACCTGTGGACGGCCATCATCTTGGTGTTCTGGTGCATATGGAGGCACCGGAATGACGTGGTCTTCAATGGGGCGGCTCCATCTCAGGCTTGCATCAAGGAGAAGATTAGGGAGGAGTGCGATAGGTGGAAGCTTGCGAAGCTTTTCCGCAGCTCTTTCTTTGTTTTTCCTGAACCTGTAGCTACACCGTGGCAATTAGGAGAGTAGGCTTAGGGTGAGGATCTGCCACCTCTTGTTGGCAGCCCTTTTTGCCTCTTGGCACCCcttctatatgattgatacacctctccatggtgtattctcgaaaaaaaaaaagttacCGTATTTGGAATTTTGGATACGATCCAGCTAGGTTTACTCTCGTAGTCTCGTTAGGAGGGCAGCTTAGAAAGTGTTCCATCTCAAGCTACCTCGCCTCCATCCGCTAACTTGGAATAAAGATATTTTCTGTGACTATATGTTTTCGGAGAGCGACCGGTGCCAGATTATCACAATCATGCGGTCAATATGGACGGCACGCAATCGTTGGACAAATGATCATGAGTCTTATGATCGTGTGGCTTCTATGAAAACATCAAAAAAAACTTTTGCGCTGTTGGAAATATCTGTCAAACAGACGGTTATCAGGGATGATCAATGTTGGTGCCCGCCGATTTCAGGTTGGGTGAAAATAAATACTGATGGAGTTGTATCTACTCAAGATCGCaagggtggaggtggtggtgttgCGAGATCACACATAGCCTTCTTGGGAGCTTGGAGCAAATCCTATGAGGGAGTTACTGATTCTCTCATTGTGGAAGCATTGTCCCTCCGTGATGGTGTCATCTTTGCGAGGTTACGGGGTTTTTCGCATCTGGTGATAGAGACGGACTGTCTCGAGGTGGTGAATCTTATACATCACGCTATATATAATTCCCGTTCTATTGTGACGCCTATTCTTAATGAAGTTGGGGAGATGGCGAAGGTTTTCTCTTCGTTTTCAATAAAGCATGTTAGGAGGGAGGTAAATCACTCGGCACATCTATGTGCAAAGAAGAAATAAATCCCAaactttcacgcaaaaaaataaaatcgtATCTTCTCCTGTGAGCTCATGCCGACATGATCGACCTTCTACAGTACTTCCAATTACCCATGGCTGCTTGGTCCTGCCGCCATAACCGGAGCTTCAGCCCCTGCTCTGCAGTCAGCCCGACGCGGAGAATCCCGGCGCCATCCCTCTGTCTGTATCGCTGGACAGGAATGGTTGCTCTTTCAGACATTAGGGTTGATGTGGGTTAAATGGGGAACGAATCCGATGTTTGTGGTTAACTTCCGCGGAGGAATGTGTCATCTCGATCGGACATGCACATTTATGGAATCCAAGAGCCTTATCTGAGAGCAAGTTAGCCAAGTGTatgctactacctccgtttcaaggaataaggcccctcgttttacgagctttttgtttgaccaagaattacttcaaatagataaagattatttgtatgaaattaatatcattaaaaaggtttttcaatacgaatccaatgatactaattacatataatataattaagattttgttgctcaatttttatggttaaagttcgtcttgaaatacgcgtgcgccttattctttgaaacggaggtagtataaacAAATGATTGCTAATTTGTAATTTCTTAAAAAACAGCTAATTTATAGCCATTGTATATTATAGTAACCTATAAAATGTGTTACTACCTCTGTTTATAAATAGATGTCGaaactttatctaaatttagatatatctaaacaCTCTTtagtagatacatctaaatttgaaCAACTCTTCGACATGCATTtatggatggaggtagtactttaTCAATATGTGATATTTTTTACTCTCACTAACTGCCTAGAAGCACATGCTAAAATTAGTTCTTGCATGAAATTTCACTTAACATCTCTCTCCTCTAACTAGCCAAGAGGTTATTTAATCCTTATAGCTAAACTTGCTCTAAGAGTATAGAAGTTCTCTCTCGGCACTTCCGAAGGCATGGGCTGTCTCCTCTCCTACAAGCTTGAGCAACTCCTTGTTCAAAACGTCTGTGGTGCTATTGTTACAAGTTATACTGAGGGTGCTACCAAAAAAATCCACAAAAATCTAAATGCCCTGCAACATTCACTTGCAGATTTAAACAAACAAAAATTTGTGTTTATGCAAGCTTAAAAAAAACATATACAACCAATTGCTACAAACTAAAAACTTCTTCACCAAAATATTCAAGTACACGTACTATATTTCCGCTATGCATTTTCAGGTCGGATCAGATTTTTGGTCCAAGTCTACTCGCCAGATATGATCAATTATTCCTTCACTCTGAAATAAGTTACTCCACATAAACTGGCATATATAAATAAAAGCTAATTTTGTATTTGCCATCAGAGAATCCCACAAAGCAACTAGAACCGACCATTACGGCCATCAAACGTAAATTACTATACCAATACTCAGATAATTAAATAGGCAGTCTTAAAAGTTACTCATGCAACACATGAGCTGCACCAAATTATTCCGTATAGAAGCCTGCAACAACAGGGCATCAGTAATAAGATTTCTCATTTAAGTTACTCCGTAGATGTCAACGCATGACAGGTTCTGGTGCAAACTTTCCTTCAGGAACTTCTATAGTATACCACGGACAGATAACATTCCATGTCTTGGACCCAAAAACAGGATCAACAAGAGGATTGTAAACTGGCACGAAAGGTCTGCTAGTTAGATGATTGTGTATTTTTCTTTCTTGACCCTATCCACCTCCGAAATGGAGCAAATATTAGCAGTTGAGCAACTCAGGCCTTCGCTTCTCCATCTCCGTGCTTTGGGGAATCCGTTCCACTGTAGAAGGAAGCCTCGCTTGAAGCGTCAGAGCCTGTGTCGTTAGATTGCATCTTCTTGTCATCCAGTTTCATTTGTTCCGCGTAGCTTGTGTATTCAAAGGTGGCTGTATTCCTTCCCCCGAATGCCGAGTCAAGCTTGTCAAGGTCGAAGACCTCTCCCATTATCTTCAGGCTCTCCTTATCGTTGGAGTACACAAACTTCACCTTCTTGTGCGTCTCATGGTCCAAGAATGGCTTCACTATCTGCCATTCGTATGTATGTTAGGCCCTTTGATCTTACAAAAGTGAACTAGCTCAATTAGGAATAGCATAGAACAAGGCAGCTAACAGAATCTTTCCAGAAGGAAATGATACTGACATGTAGGACCTGATAACACTATTTCCAATATGCACATGTTGTGGTTTATACTGTTTCCACTGTTTCAACTTAGCTTTAGGGAATGTAGCACGCCACATAGGAACTTTTAATGGTTGAATAATGCTGAAAAAAGATATCATAGGAGACTGCCAATATTGCGAAAGCAAAGCAGCAAAGGCCAATTACAGAAGAAAAATAGGTAGGTTAGCTAAAGGGCTGTGAAATGACTCGAGAAATAGTTAAGGAATACCATGTACAGTAGACTGGAACACATCATTCATGATTTTCAAACAAGCAAGATACTGCTACTCGCACAACTCTCAACATCGTGGCTGCAAATCTATCTTTTGTAATTCACCTATGCGAGTATGGACACAAGGCAACAATGTTGGTTCAAGTGTAAAGATAATTCAAGTTGTGCAGCTGCTTACCTTCCAGAAAGACTCAAATACTCTAGGAGGATTGTAAAGGATCGCTAGGCCCAGTCTCTCAGGATAACAGTCTTGCAAAACGCTCACAGTCTCTCGGGTCACCTTCAGTGGAGTACTTCCCAGCGACCAGCCCTGGAAGTCTGTCAGCCACACCATCTTCTCCTGATCATCCGTCAAATTCATAATCGCTT contains:
- the LOC124660500 gene encoding phosphatidylinositol transfer protein 3-like isoform X3; protein product: MSFLWKSSNSGATEKTLTLEEQQQKIDELRKQLGEPSSVAIQGFLSDASILRFLRARNWNVQKASKMLKGAVKWRASYKPEMISWEDIAHEAETGKIYRADYKDKLGRTVLVMRPGLENTTSGKEQIKYLVYSLEKAIMNLTDDQEKMVWLTDFQGWSLGSTPLKVTRETVSVLQDCYPERLGLAILYNPPRVFESFWKIVKPFLDHETHKKVKFVYSNDKESLKIMGEVFDLDKLDSAFGGRNTATFEYTSYAEQMKLDDKKMQSNDTGSDASSEASFYSGTDSPKHGDGEAKA